From Toxorhynchites rutilus septentrionalis strain SRP chromosome 2, ASM2978413v1, whole genome shotgun sequence, a single genomic window includes:
- the LOC129769782 gene encoding IQ and AAA domain-containing protein 1-like: MTQEMIAKYWLATKGELEDVLLHEQLVQCFEPTKDVCIAHETISELYCRYVQLCRMLNRCYDQTLQVQKRDVVTTLAEAANRRLLELQQKIKQMELSEFTYIDGVLRQFRLIPQDVQLFRPCYFPIERPDEYNKLISSRSLQSLTSGSDNELSSSSESEEEPPPDPRRPYVKRDRAKEKRVAALGIILAHEKARQARIMQFNFQAHPKIFYPKPREDTLLDFHYEFYHRPDQIMLFPIKRTVFKWDYRLKQRDVIEYPYYRPPGWVDEKREVKKKQAEQNRAEEQRPAPELVTVEVEVEEENIDEKIEIMTRNRSARRIQRYWRRYQERKRLIRERYNKNVFLGMVDAMERGPDLCSRIDQAERKRRKRKPEFDEAFLLALDDEKARILQKHGPWIMEDISDHIRAWFREFYDRAHAFDRYPEAWEGGTLLVIRGETMTPEEYLEAQKQKALNKKKSTEQKKREAEARKQQKELEREKQKEKKQRLRELKREEKEREKKEGKTYDFRKPEFATKNLLTIEETLSRYEKDWYFVEELANKDELPIMEWITLDKFAEVHQELRPLVDEVLRLERELLQKALCKDSKKKYKPPKPKKQKRKKGKGKGKKKNKKEAADLTADRTIDSLYEELVKNGIIRTYKKRKIDDFIGDYNYAAFEKRNYLEQDPPAAMGEIRDIIKSWLFGMGSLNLPKPKSFCLIAPPGYGKTLLVEAVCTETDSVLFDLSSSTIAPIDSTALPMLLHVVLKLARLFQPSVVCIDSAHKLFYKKVPVAEADMDPTKLGKILFKKFVKQIKKDDRILLVGTTNQPWTAKAGKFKKCFEKFLIIPKTDYGTTQLLWRHALSKKVGIGKDFDVSPLSMITKGYSPQQIVGCVNQVLGIRRRMRLAQEPLTAEELIEHFLQKQPAEYPITDKEYTKYMKFYKRMDKLAKRRAKMVKAREEMLAKLKTKEDKKKK; the protein is encoded by the exons ATGACGCAGGAAATGATTGCCAAGTATTGGCTCGCTACCAAGGGTGAGCTGGAAGACGTTCTGCTACACGAACAGCTAGTGCAGTGTTTCGAGCCAACCAAGGATGTCTGTATCGCACATGAAACTATCTCCGAACTATACTGCCGGTATGTCCAGCTCTGTCGGATGCTCAACCGTTGCTACGACCAAACGCTGCAAGTTCAAAAACGAGATGTGGTGACAACTCTTGCGGAAGCTGCCAATCGTAGGCTTCTGGAGCTTCAACAGAAGATAAAACAAATGGAGCTGAGCGAATTCACCTACATCGATGGTGTTCTCCGGCAATTCCGTTTAATCCCGCAGGACGTTCAACTCTTCCGACCTTGCTACTTCCCAATCGAGCGACCGGATGAGTACAATAAGTTGATCTCCAGCAGATCGTTGCAATCGCTTACGAGCGGCTCGGATAACGAGCTGAGTTCCAGTTCGGAGAGCGAGGAAGAACCTCCACCCGATCCAAGACGTCCGTATGTTAAGCGTGACCGTGCTAAGGAGAAACGTGTAGCTGCACTCGGGATTATTCTTGCCCACGAGAAAGCTCGCCAGGCAAGAATTATGCAGTTCAACTTCCAAGCTCATCCAAAGATATTCTATCCCAAACCACGAGAGGACACCCTTCTAGATTTCCACTACGAATTTTACCATCGTCCAGATCAGATTATGTTGTTTCCAATCAAGAGAACCGTATTCAAGTGGGACTATCGGCTGAAGCAGAGGGATGTTATTGAGTACCCTTACTACAGACCTCCAGGATGGGTCGACGAAAAACGTGAAGTAAAGAAAAAACAAGCTGAACAAAATCGCGCAGAGGAGCAGCGGCCAGCACCGGAACTGGTTACGGTCGAAGTTGAAGTTgaagaagaaaatattgatgaaaaaatcgaaattatgACGAGGAATCGATCTGCCAGAAGAATACAAAGATACTGGAGACGATATCAGGAAAGGAAACGTCTAATTAGAGAACGCTATAATAAAAACGTTTTCTTGGGGATGGTTGACGCGATGGAGCGTGGACCCGATCTGTGCTCCAGAATCGATCAAGCGGAACGGAAGAGAAGAAAGCGGAAGCCGGAATTCGACGAAGCGTTCCTTCTCGCACTTGACGACGAGAAGGCAAGAATATTGCAGAAGCACGGTCCCTGGATCATGGAGGATATTTCCGATCATATTCGGGCGTGGTTCCGTGAGTTTTATGACCGAGCACATGCCTTCGATAGATACCCGGAGGCTTGGGAAGGGGGTACTTTGCTGGTCATAAGAGGTGAGACGATGACTCCTGAAGAGTACCTGGAGGCTCAGAAGCAAAAGGCTCTGAACAAAAAGAAATCGACCGAACAAAAGAAAAGAGAGGCTGAAGCGAGGAAACAACAGAAAGAATTGGAACGAGagaagcagaaagagaaaaaacaACGCTTGAGAGAATTGAAGCGGGAggaaaaagaaagagagaagaaagaAGGAAAAACATACGATTTCAGGAAGCCAGAATTTGCGACAAAGAACTTGC TTACCATCGAAGAGACTTTGTCCCGCTATGAAAAAGATTGGTACTTTGTTGAAGAACTGGCAAACAAGGATGAGCTCCCCATAATGGAATGGATTACCTTGGACAAGTTTGCCGAAGTTCACCAGGAATTGAGACCCTTGGTGGATGAAGTGTTACGATTGGAGAGAGAATTGCTTCAAAAGGCGTTGTGCAaggattccaagaaaaaatacaaaccTCCTAAgcctaaaaaacaaaaaaggaagAAAGGCAAAGGAAagggaaagaagaagaataaaaagGAAGCTGCTGATTTAACCGCTGACAGAACGATCGATTCGTTGTACGAGGAATTAGTGAAGAATGGTATCATAAGAACGTACAAAAAGCGAAAAATCGATGACTTCATCGGGGACTACAACTATGCCgcttttgaaaaacgaaattaTTTGGAACAAGATCCACCAGCAGCCATGGGAGAAATCAGAGATATCATCAAGTCGTGGTTATTCGGTATGGGATCATTGAACCTACCAAAACCAAAATCGTTCTGCTTGATTGCACCACCGGGTTACGGGAAGACTTTGCTGGTGGAAGCTGTATGTACAGAAACTGATTCGGTTCTGTTCGACTTGAGTAGTTCTACCATTGCGCCCATAGATTCAACCGCACTGCCAATGCTCCTCCATGTCGTGTTAAAATTGGCACGGCTTTTCCAACCAAGCGTTGTGTGCATTGATTCGGCCCATAAGCTTTTCTACAAGAAGGTTCCCGTTGCCGAAGCAGACATGGATCCAACAAAGCTCGGAAAGATCCTGTTCAAGAAGTTtgtaaaacaaattaaaaaggaTGACAGAATTCTTTTGGTTGGAACAACCAATCAACCGTGGACTGCGAAGGCAGGAAAATTCAAGAAGTGTTTCGAAAAGTTTCTTATCATTCCGAAAACGGACTACGGTACGACACAGCTGCTCTGGAGACACGCATTGAGCAAAAAGGTTGGAATAGGGAAAGACTTCGATGTTTCACCGCTGTCCATGATAACGAAAGGATATTCTCCACAGCAGATAGTGGGCTGTGTCAATCAAGTTCTAGGGATCAGAAGGCGAATGAG ACTCGCCCAAGAACCGCTGACAGCAGAGGAATTAATAGAACATTTTCTACAGAAGCAGCCTGCTGAATATCCCATAACGGATAAG GAATATACCAAATATATGAAATTTTACAAGAGAATGGACAAATTGGCCAAACGAAGAGCAAAGATGGTCAAAGCCAGAGAAGAGATGTTGGCCAAATTGAAGACTAAAGAAGACAAGAAGAAAAAATAG